The following are encoded in a window of Platichthys flesus chromosome 11, fPlaFle2.1, whole genome shotgun sequence genomic DNA:
- the abhd5a gene encoding 1-acylglycerol-3-phosphate O-acyltransferase ABHD5, whose product MAEQAVTLSTGVVSSLWSYVDKTIQWCWIPGWLPSWCPSSQSQLKDAEDMMLRCVDSSFSKKYVPISSDNLLWTLTLSNVRVKEKTPLVLLHGFGAGVGLWAQNLDALSQCRPVFALDLLGFGQSSRPRFSSDTKEVEDQFVESIEQWRAKMGLESMILLGHNLGGYLAVSYSIKYPGRIKQIVLVEPWGFPERPDTEESDRPIPVWIKALGAMFSPFNPLAGLRLVGPLGPTLVQTLRPDFKKKFSSMFSDNTVSEYIYHLNVQTPSGETAFKNMTIPYGWAKRPMLQRMDQLQPQIPITIIYGSRSSVDSHSGSTIKKMRPHSHVEIITIRGAGHYVYADQPQDFNHRVLQACEKVA is encoded by the exons ATGGCCGAGCAAGCGGTGACACTGAGCACAGG AGTGGTCAGCAGTTTGTGGAGCTACGTGGACAAAACAATACA GTGGTGCTGGATCCCCGGTTGGCTCCCATCATGGTGCCCCTCTTCTCAGAGCCAGCTAAAGGATGCAGAGGACATGATGCTCCGAT GTGTAGACAGTTCTTTCTCCAAAAAGTATGTCCCCATATCCAGTGACAACCTGCTGTGGACCTTGACCTTAAGCAATGTCCGTGTGAAAGAGAAAACCCCTTTGGTTCTGCTCCATGGGTTCGGCGCTGGTGTGGGCCTTTGGGCCCAGAACCTGGATGCTCTCTCTCAGTGTCGGCCAGTCTTTGCTCTGGACCTGCTGGGTTTCGGTCAGAGCAGCAGACCTCGGTTCTCTTCAGACACAAAGGAGGTAGAGGACCAGTTTGTGGAGTCTATTGAGCAATGGAGAGCTAAAATGGGTCTGGAGTCCATGATATTGCTGGGACACAACCTGGGAGGATACCTGGCTGTGTCATACTCCATTAAGTATCCAGGCAG AATAAAGCAGATAGTTCTGGTGGAGCCCTGGGGTTTCCCTGAGCGCCCAGACACAGAAGAGTCTGACCGTCCCATCCCGGTGTGGATCAAAGCCCTCGGGGCCATGTTCAGCCCATTCAACCCCCTGGCTGGCCTGCGACTGGTCGGACCACTGG GTCCCACCCTTGTCCAAACTCTGAGACCTGACTTCAAGAAGAagttctcctccatgttcagTGACAACACTGTGTCAGAGTACATCTACCACCTGAATGTGCAGACCCCCAG TGGAGAAACGGCCTTTAAGAATATGACCATTCCCTATGGCTGGGCAAAGAGACCAATGCTGCAGAGGATGGACCAGCTGCAGCCGCAAATCCCCATCACCATTATCTACGGCTCCCGGTCCAGTGTTGACAGCCACTCCGGCAGCACCATCAAAAAGATGAGGCCCCACTCTCATGTGGAGATCATT ACGATCCGTGGAGCTGGACACTACGTGTATGCCGACCAGCCACAGGACTTCAACCACAGAGTGTTGCAAGCCTGTGAAAAAGTGGCCTGA